Genomic DNA from Setaria italica strain Yugu1 chromosome V, Setaria_italica_v2.0, whole genome shotgun sequence:
GCTGCTCGACCTTCTCCCCGCCCGCCATGGGCAGCCCGTCGCCAGCGTGCCGCCGGAACACCATGGCGCACTCGGGCAACTCGCCGAGCCCCGCGAACATCgcgtcctcctcgcctcctccttcTCCGTCGAACAACCCGCCGACGTCGCCGAACTCGTCGGGGAGCGGCGCGCCGACCGTGGCGCCGAAGAACATCGTCCCGTACAGCATCTCTTCCGCCACGTCGACGTCGGAGGGCGACGTCGACGAGGTCACGGACACGCCGTCGTAGAGCCACCGGAAGTCGTCGTGCACCtcgacggccgccgcgccgccctcggTCGTCACAAGCGCGCCGGCGCAGGCCGTTGCTGCGACGTCGTGGCTGCCGGATGACGGAGACTCCGACGGCTCCGGCGGGGCCGGCTGCGGCTTGGGCTTCGGGGCCTGCTGGCGGTTCTGCTGGGCCCTCGGCACCGCGTCGGAGTGGTTGTGCTCGAAGGAGTAGGTGACGATCACTGTGTCCGGCTTGGCCCGGTCTCGCTCCACCTGCTTCCTCGCCGGGCACCCCTTGTTGCTGCTGCACCTGTAGTAAGCCCTGCGCCCCCAGAATCCAGATCAAAACATGCTGCACGCACAAGAGAACTCGAAGAACGCACAAGAAGAAAGCAAGCAAATGGTTGATTTGCTCTTGTGTGTCACGTACCTCGGGAAAGGCGAGCCCTTGATGGGCTTTTGGCCGTACTTCCGCCACGCCCACGAGTCCGTCGGCGTGTTGCCCTCGCCAACGCCCTTGGGCCGCGGGCCGCTAACGTCGGCCAGCGGCAGGGTCACCACCCGCTTGTtcgccgaccgccgcctcctgctaGCAGCTGGCGCGGCCGTCgacggcgctgctgctggcgacACCGGCGACCCCGGGGAATCCTCAGCCGGAACACCACGCGGCCCAGCCTTGCCCTCGCCGCCGGACAccgtcggcgacgacgccgccgccccgtcgctCCACTCGCCGTCCATGGCGCGACGCGATCGATCCGGAAGAACTGAACGGAGACgagacggcgggcggcgggtcaGCTA
This window encodes:
- the LOC101760846 gene encoding probable WRKY transcription factor 65, translated to MDGEWSDGAAASSPTVSGGEGKAGPRGVPAEDSPGSPVSPAAAPSTAAPAASRRRRSANKRVVTLPLADVSGPRPKGVGEGNTPTDSWAWRKYGQKPIKGSPFPRAYYRCSSNKGCPARKQVERDRAKPDTVIVTYSFEHNHSDAVPRAQQNRQQAPKPKPQPAPPEPSESPSSGSHDVAATACAGALVTTEGGAAAVEVHDDFRWLYDGVSVTSSTSPSDVDVAEEMLYGTMFFGATVGAPLPDEFGDVGGLFDGEGGGEEDAMFAGLGELPECAMVFRRHAGDGLPMAGGEKVEQPAESTAMS